The nucleotide window GCGTTGCAGCAGCTCCAGCAGGGTTTGGTCCACACGGTCAAACTGCACGGGGCTACTGCTCCAGGCTTTTCACGGCAGCCAGGCGGCGCAACAACTGCTGCACGATGTCGGTCTGCATGTCGCGGTACAGCAAGCTTTCTTCGGCCTCTTTGGCCAGCACTGCAGATTCGTTGAAGCTGATGTCACGCTGTTGCACGATTTCAGTGGGGGCGATCAACTCGCGCCCCAGGGGGGTACGCAGGCGAAAGCGCACCCGTGTGCGCAACTGGAACTCGCGCACCTGGCCCGAGGCGTTCACACCCACCACGGTCTTCTCGCGCAGCTCCTGCAGGATGTCCAGAATCACATCGGGCGCGGGTTGCCCTGCTGCTGCAGGCGCCACAGGGCGCACCATGCCACCCAGGTAACGTGCCATATCGGTGGCCACACCACCACCGTTCTCCGGCGTGACAGCAATGGTCTGGAATACAAACGTTTGTTTGCTGCGCAACTGGAAGCCGCAGCCCGGCAGCAGGCTGGCAACCAGGACTAGTGTGAGCAGACTGCGGCGCTGCATGTCAGATCACCACGTTGACCAGACGGCCGGGGACCACGACGACCTTCTTGGCCGGTGCACCTGCCGCAAATTGCACAAAGGTGTCGCAGGCCAGGGCCAGCTTCTCAATAGCCGCCTTGTCCGCGCCCGACGGCACCAGCACCGAGCCACGCAGCTTGCCGTTGATCTGCAGCACCAGTTCGATCTCGTCCTGCTGCAAAGCGGAATCATCCACCTGTGGCCAGGGCGCGTCGAG belongs to Rhodoferax saidenbachensis and includes:
- the lptE gene encoding LPS assembly lipoprotein LptE is translated as MQRRSLLTLVLVASLLPGCGFQLRSKQTFVFQTIAVTPENGGGVATDMARYLGGMVRPVAPAAAGQPAPDVILDILQELREKTVVGVNASGQVREFQLRTRVRFRLRTPLGRELIAPTEIVQQRDISFNESAVLAKEAEESLLYRDMQTDIVQQLLRRLAAVKSLEQ